A single Tissierella sp. DNA region contains:
- the yfcE gene encoding phosphodiesterase, with translation MKLFFISDIHGSLFYLKEALDKFHEEKADYLVILGDILYHGARNPLPVEYNPKEVIGLINSYSDKIIAVRGNCDSEVDEMVLNFPIMSTYSNIIYKDKRLFLTHGHIFNEDNMPKLSDGDLFIYGHFHIPRAEKKYNIYFINPGSISLPKENNPHTYGVLEGNKFTIKDLGGNVFKEITI, from the coding sequence ATGAAACTTTTTTTTATATCAGATATCCATGGATCATTATTTTATTTAAAGGAAGCATTAGATAAATTTCATGAAGAGAAGGCTGATTACTTAGTGATATTAGGTGATATTCTATATCATGGAGCAAGAAATCCATTGCCTGTAGAATATAATCCTAAAGAAGTAATAGGACTAATCAATAGCTACTCAGATAAGATAATTGCTGTTAGAGGTAATTGTGATAGTGAGGTTGATGAAATGGTATTAAACTTCCCTATTATGTCAACTTACTCTAACATAATATATAAGGATAAAAGATTGTTTTTAACCCATGGTCACATATTTAATGAAGATAATATGCCTAAGCTAAGTGATGGAGATCTATTTATTTATGGTCATTTTCATATTCCAAGGGCAGAGAAAAAGTATAATATTTATTTTATTAATCCAGGCTCCATTTCTTTACCAAAGGAAAACAATCCACATACTTATGGGGTATTAGAAGGAAATAAATTTACAATAAAAGACCTTGGTGGTAATGTTTTCAAGGAGATAACAATATAA